One window of the Sciurus carolinensis chromosome 8, mSciCar1.2, whole genome shotgun sequence genome contains the following:
- the Zmiz2 gene encoding zinc finger MIZ domain-containing protein 2 isoform X3 produces the protein MNSMNPMKPALPPAPHGDGSFAYESVPWQQSATQPAGSLSVVTTVWGVGNATQSQVLGNPMGPAGSPPGGSMMPGVAGGSSALTSPQCLGQQAFAEGGASKGYVQQSVYGRGGYPGGPSFTTGYAGGPGGLGLPSHAARPSTDFTQAAAAAAVAAAAATATATATATVAALQEKQSQELSQYGAMGTGQSFNSQFLQHGGPRGPSVPPGMNPTGMGGMMGPSGLSPMAMNPTRAGGMTPLYAGQRLPQHGYPGPPQAQPLPRQGVKRAYSEVYPGQQYLQGGQYTPGTAQYAPGPGQPPAPSPSYPGHRLPLQQGMGQSLSAPGPAGLHYKPARSIPGYPSSPLPGNPTPPMTPSSSVPYMSPSQEVKSPFLPDLKPGLSSLHPSPSGNGPCDELRLTFPVRDGVVLEPFRLQHNLAVSNHVFQLRDSVYKTLMLRPDLELQFKCYHHEDRQMNTNWPASVQVSVNATPLTIERGDNKTSHKPLYLKHVCQPGRNTIQITVTACCCSHLFVLQLVHRPSVRSVLQGLLKKRLLPAEHCITKIKRNFSSGTIPGTPGPNGEDGVEQTAIKVSLKCPITFRRIQLPTRGHDCRHIQCFDLESYLQLNCERGTWRCPVCNKTALLEGLEVDQYMLGILIYIQNSDYEEITIDPTCSWKPVPVKPDVHIKEEPDGPVLKRCRTVSPAHVLMPSVMEMIAALGPGAAPFAPLQPPSAPAPSDYPGQGSSFLGPGPFPESFPPTTPSTPSLPEFTPGPPPISYQSDIPSSLLTPEKSAPCLPGQMAPVGHLDPAHNPGPPGLHTSNLGAPSGPQLHHPNPPPASRQTLGQASSGSVGELAFNPATGVMGPPSMSGAGEAPEPALDLLPELTNPDELLSYLGPPDLPTNSNDDLLSLFENN, from the exons ATGAACTCCATGAACCCCATGAAACCTGCCCTGCCCCCCGCGCCACATGG TGATGGTTCATTTGCATACGAGTCTGTGCCTTGGCAACAAAGCGCCACTCAGCCAGCTGGGTCACTATCCGTGGTCACTACCGTGTGGGGAGTCGGCAACGCGACACAGAGCCAG GTTCTGGGGAACCCCATGGGCCCTGCAGGAAGCCCCCCTGGTGGCTCCATGATGCCTGGTGTGGCAGGTGGCAGCTCCGCCTTGACCTCCCCGCAATGCCTGGGACAGCAGGCATTTGCTGAAGGTGGTGCTAGCAAGGGCTACGTGCAGCAAAGTGTGTATGGCCGTGGGGGCTACCCCGGGGGCCCCAGCTTCACCACCGG ATATGCAGGTGGCCCAGGAGGACTGGGCCTCCCCTCACATGCTGCACGACCCTCCACTGACTTCACACAAGCTGCAGCTGCGGCTGCTGTGGCTGCCGCTGCAGCCACCGCCACcgccacagccacagccaccgTGGCTGCACTGCAAGAGAAGCAGAGCCAGGAGCTGAGCCAGTATGGAGCG aTGGGGACTGGACAGTCTTTTAACAGCCAGTTTCTGCAGCATGGAGGTCCCCGGGGGCCCAGCGTTCCCCCTGGCATGAACCCTACTGGCATGGGAGGGATGATGGGCCCCTCTGGCCTCTCCCCCATGGCCATGAACCCCACCCGGGCAGGAGGCATGACGCCCTTGTATGCAGGGCAACGCCTACCCCAGCATGGGTACCCTGGTCCTCCCCAGGCCCAGCCGCTGCCCCGACAAGGGGTCAAGAGAGCCTACTCTGAG GTGTATCCAGGGCAGCAGTACCTGCAAGGAGGCCAGTACACGCCCGGCACTGCCCAGTACGCGCCTGGCCCTGGGCAaccccctgccccttccccctcTTACCCTGGGCACAGGCTGCCCCTGCAGCAGGGTATGGGCCAGTCCCTGTCTGCACCAGGCCCTGCAGGACTGCACTACAAG CCTGCCCGTTCCATCCCTGGCTACCCCAGTTCCCCACTGCCAGGCAACCCCACACCACCCATGACACCCAGCAGCAGTGTCCCGTACATGTCCCCAAGCCAGGAGGTCAAGtctcccttcctgcctgaccTCAAACCAGGCCTCAGCTCCTTGCACCCATCGCCCTCTG GAAATGGTCCTTGTGATGAACTGCGGTTGACCTTCCCTGTAAGGGATGGGGTTGTCCTGGAGCCCTTCCGACTGCAGCACAACCTGGCTGTTAGCAACCATGTCTTCCAGCTTCGAGACTCAGTCTATAAGACTCTGATGCTGAG GCCTGACTTGGAACTGCAGTTCAAGTGCTACCACCACGAGGACCGACAAATGAACACCAACTGGCCAGCCTCGGTGCAGGTCAGCGTCAATGCCACCCCCCTCACCATTGAGCGTGGAGACAATAAGACCTCGCACAAGCCCCTCTATCTGAAGCACGTGTGCCAGCCAGGCCGCAACACCATCCAGATCACCGTCACCGCCTGTTGCTGC TCCCATCTCTTCGTGCTGCAGCTGGTGCATCGTCCATCCGTCCGTTCCGTACTGCAGGGCCTCCTCAAGAAGCGCCTCCTGCCTGCTGAGCACTGCATCACCAAGA TAAAGCGGAACTTCAGCAGTGGCACCATCCCTGGCACCCCTGGACCCAATGGAGAGGATGGGGTGGAGCAGACAGCTATCAAGGTGTCCCTGAAGTGCCCCATCACCTTCCGCAGAATCCAGCTCCCTACCCGTGGTCATGACTGTCGCCACATACAG TGCTTTGACCTGGAGTCATACCTGCAGCTCAACTGTGAGCGAGGGACCTGGAGGTGCCCTGTATGCAA CAAGACAGCATTGCTGGAGGGTCTGGAGGTGGACCAGTATATGCTGGGCATCCTGATATACATTCAGAA CTCCGACTATGAGGAGATCACCATCGACCCCACATGCAGCTGGAAGCCAGTACCAGTGAAGCCTGATGTGCACATCAAGGAGGAGCCAGATGGGCCGGTGCTGAAGCGCTGTCGCACCGTGAGCCCTGCCCATGTGCTCATGCCCAGCGTGATGGAGATGATTGCAGCCCTGGGCCCCGGTGCTGCCCCTTTTGCCCCCTTGCAGCCCCCTTCAGCCCCTGCCCCCAGCGACTACCCTGGCCAGG GTTCCAGCTTCCTGGGGCCTGGACCCTTCCCAGAGTCTTTCCCACCCACTACACCCAGCACCCCAAGCCTTCCTGAGTTCACCCCGGGGCCACCTCCCATTTCCTATCAGTCTGACATTCCCAGCAGCCTCCTGACTCCAGAGAAgtctgctccctgcctcccaggccag ATGGCACCAGTGGGCCACTTGGACCCAGCCCATAATCCTGGGCCACCAGGGCTACACACCTCCAATCTTGGGGCACCCTCAGGTCCCCAACTGCACCATCCAAACCCTCCCCCTGCATCCCGGCAGACCCTGGGTCAAGCAAGCTCAGGGTCTGTTGGTGAGCTGGCCTTCAATCCTGCCACAGGCGTGATGGGGCCCCCCAGCATGTCTGGGGCGGGGGAGGCCCCAGAACCAGCACTGGAT CTGCTCCCAGAACTGACCAACCCTGATGAGCTGCTGTCCTACCTGGGCCCACCTGACCTCCCCACAAACAGCAATGAtgacttgctctctctctttgagAACAACTGA
- the Zmiz2 gene encoding zinc finger MIZ domain-containing protein 2 isoform X1 — MNSMNPMKPALPPAPHGDGSFAYESVPWQQSATQPAGSLSVVTTVWGVGNATQSQVLGNPMGPAGSPPGGSMMPGVAGGSSALTSPQCLGQQAFAEGGASKGYVQQSVYGRGGYPGGPSFTTGYAGGPGGLGLPSHAARPSTDFTQAAAAAAVAAAAATATATATATVAALQEKQSQELSQYGAMGTGQSFNSQFLQHGGPRGPSVPPGMNPTGMGGMMGPSGLSPMAMNPTRAGGMTPLYAGQRLPQHGYPGPPQAQPLPRQGVKRAYSEVYPGQQYLQGGQYTPGTAQYAPGPGQPPAPSPSYPGHRLPLQQGMGQSLSAPGPAGLHYKFSLSQPTEQFNGQGTSFNGGSVSYSQPGLSGPARSIPGYPSSPLPGNPTPPMTPSSSVPYMSPSQEVKSPFLPDLKPGLSSLHPSPSGNGPCDELRLTFPVRDGVVLEPFRLQHNLAVSNHVFQLRDSVYKTLMLRPDLELQFKCYHHEDRQMNTNWPASVQVSVNATPLTIERGDNKTSHKPLYLKHVCQPGRNTIQITVTACCCSHLFVLQLVHRPSVRSVLQGLLKKRLLPAEHCITKIKRNFSSGTIPGTPGPNGEDGVEQTAIKVSLKCPITFRRIQLPTRGHDCRHIQCFDLESYLQLNCERGTWRCPVCNKTALLEGLEVDQYMLGILIYIQNSDYEEITIDPTCSWKPVPVKPDVHIKEEPDGPVLKRCRTVSPAHVLMPSVMEMIAALGPGAAPFAPLQPPSAPAPSDYPGQGSSFLGPGPFPESFPPTTPSTPSLPEFTPGPPPISYQSDIPSSLLTPEKSAPCLPGQMAPVGHLDPAHNPGPPGLHTSNLGAPSGPQLHHPNPPPASRQTLGQASSGSVGELAFNPATGVMGPPSMSGAGEAPEPALDLLPELTNPDELLSYLGPPDLPTNSNDDLLSLFENN, encoded by the exons ATGAACTCCATGAACCCCATGAAACCTGCCCTGCCCCCCGCGCCACATGG TGATGGTTCATTTGCATACGAGTCTGTGCCTTGGCAACAAAGCGCCACTCAGCCAGCTGGGTCACTATCCGTGGTCACTACCGTGTGGGGAGTCGGCAACGCGACACAGAGCCAG GTTCTGGGGAACCCCATGGGCCCTGCAGGAAGCCCCCCTGGTGGCTCCATGATGCCTGGTGTGGCAGGTGGCAGCTCCGCCTTGACCTCCCCGCAATGCCTGGGACAGCAGGCATTTGCTGAAGGTGGTGCTAGCAAGGGCTACGTGCAGCAAAGTGTGTATGGCCGTGGGGGCTACCCCGGGGGCCCCAGCTTCACCACCGG ATATGCAGGTGGCCCAGGAGGACTGGGCCTCCCCTCACATGCTGCACGACCCTCCACTGACTTCACACAAGCTGCAGCTGCGGCTGCTGTGGCTGCCGCTGCAGCCACCGCCACcgccacagccacagccaccgTGGCTGCACTGCAAGAGAAGCAGAGCCAGGAGCTGAGCCAGTATGGAGCG aTGGGGACTGGACAGTCTTTTAACAGCCAGTTTCTGCAGCATGGAGGTCCCCGGGGGCCCAGCGTTCCCCCTGGCATGAACCCTACTGGCATGGGAGGGATGATGGGCCCCTCTGGCCTCTCCCCCATGGCCATGAACCCCACCCGGGCAGGAGGCATGACGCCCTTGTATGCAGGGCAACGCCTACCCCAGCATGGGTACCCTGGTCCTCCCCAGGCCCAGCCGCTGCCCCGACAAGGGGTCAAGAGAGCCTACTCTGAG GTGTATCCAGGGCAGCAGTACCTGCAAGGAGGCCAGTACACGCCCGGCACTGCCCAGTACGCGCCTGGCCCTGGGCAaccccctgccccttccccctcTTACCCTGGGCACAGGCTGCCCCTGCAGCAGGGTATGGGCCAGTCCCTGTCTGCACCAGGCCCTGCAGGACTGCACTACAAG TTTTCTCTCTCACAGCCCACAGAGCAGTTCAACGGGCAGGGCACCAGCTTCAACGGGGGCAGCGTCAGCTACAGCCAGCCTGGCCTGAGTGGG CCTGCCCGTTCCATCCCTGGCTACCCCAGTTCCCCACTGCCAGGCAACCCCACACCACCCATGACACCCAGCAGCAGTGTCCCGTACATGTCCCCAAGCCAGGAGGTCAAGtctcccttcctgcctgaccTCAAACCAGGCCTCAGCTCCTTGCACCCATCGCCCTCTG GAAATGGTCCTTGTGATGAACTGCGGTTGACCTTCCCTGTAAGGGATGGGGTTGTCCTGGAGCCCTTCCGACTGCAGCACAACCTGGCTGTTAGCAACCATGTCTTCCAGCTTCGAGACTCAGTCTATAAGACTCTGATGCTGAG GCCTGACTTGGAACTGCAGTTCAAGTGCTACCACCACGAGGACCGACAAATGAACACCAACTGGCCAGCCTCGGTGCAGGTCAGCGTCAATGCCACCCCCCTCACCATTGAGCGTGGAGACAATAAGACCTCGCACAAGCCCCTCTATCTGAAGCACGTGTGCCAGCCAGGCCGCAACACCATCCAGATCACCGTCACCGCCTGTTGCTGC TCCCATCTCTTCGTGCTGCAGCTGGTGCATCGTCCATCCGTCCGTTCCGTACTGCAGGGCCTCCTCAAGAAGCGCCTCCTGCCTGCTGAGCACTGCATCACCAAGA TAAAGCGGAACTTCAGCAGTGGCACCATCCCTGGCACCCCTGGACCCAATGGAGAGGATGGGGTGGAGCAGACAGCTATCAAGGTGTCCCTGAAGTGCCCCATCACCTTCCGCAGAATCCAGCTCCCTACCCGTGGTCATGACTGTCGCCACATACAG TGCTTTGACCTGGAGTCATACCTGCAGCTCAACTGTGAGCGAGGGACCTGGAGGTGCCCTGTATGCAA CAAGACAGCATTGCTGGAGGGTCTGGAGGTGGACCAGTATATGCTGGGCATCCTGATATACATTCAGAA CTCCGACTATGAGGAGATCACCATCGACCCCACATGCAGCTGGAAGCCAGTACCAGTGAAGCCTGATGTGCACATCAAGGAGGAGCCAGATGGGCCGGTGCTGAAGCGCTGTCGCACCGTGAGCCCTGCCCATGTGCTCATGCCCAGCGTGATGGAGATGATTGCAGCCCTGGGCCCCGGTGCTGCCCCTTTTGCCCCCTTGCAGCCCCCTTCAGCCCCTGCCCCCAGCGACTACCCTGGCCAGG GTTCCAGCTTCCTGGGGCCTGGACCCTTCCCAGAGTCTTTCCCACCCACTACACCCAGCACCCCAAGCCTTCCTGAGTTCACCCCGGGGCCACCTCCCATTTCCTATCAGTCTGACATTCCCAGCAGCCTCCTGACTCCAGAGAAgtctgctccctgcctcccaggccag ATGGCACCAGTGGGCCACTTGGACCCAGCCCATAATCCTGGGCCACCAGGGCTACACACCTCCAATCTTGGGGCACCCTCAGGTCCCCAACTGCACCATCCAAACCCTCCCCCTGCATCCCGGCAGACCCTGGGTCAAGCAAGCTCAGGGTCTGTTGGTGAGCTGGCCTTCAATCCTGCCACAGGCGTGATGGGGCCCCCCAGCATGTCTGGGGCGGGGGAGGCCCCAGAACCAGCACTGGAT CTGCTCCCAGAACTGACCAACCCTGATGAGCTGCTGTCCTACCTGGGCCCACCTGACCTCCCCACAAACAGCAATGAtgacttgctctctctctttgagAACAACTGA
- the Zmiz2 gene encoding zinc finger MIZ domain-containing protein 2 isoform X4 encodes MVMVHLHTSLCLGNKAPLSQLGHYPWSLPCGESATRHRARYAGGPGGLGLPSHAARPSTDFTQAAAAAAVAAAAATATATATATVAALQEKQSQELSQYGAMGTGQSFNSQFLQHGGPRGPSVPPGMNPTGMGGMMGPSGLSPMAMNPTRAGGMTPLYAGQRLPQHGYPGPPQAQPLPRQGVKRAYSEVYPGQQYLQGGQYTPGTAQYAPGPGQPPAPSPSYPGHRLPLQQGMGQSLSAPGPAGLHYKFSLSQPTEQFNGQGTSFNGGSVSYSQPGLSGPARSIPGYPSSPLPGNPTPPMTPSSSVPYMSPSQEVKSPFLPDLKPGLSSLHPSPSGNGPCDELRLTFPVRDGVVLEPFRLQHNLAVSNHVFQLRDSVYKTLMLRPDLELQFKCYHHEDRQMNTNWPASVQVSVNATPLTIERGDNKTSHKPLYLKHVCQPGRNTIQITVTACCCSHLFVLQLVHRPSVRSVLQGLLKKRLLPAEHCITKIKRNFSSGTIPGTPGPNGEDGVEQTAIKVSLKCPITFRRIQLPTRGHDCRHIQCFDLESYLQLNCERGTWRCPVCNKTALLEGLEVDQYMLGILIYIQNSDYEEITIDPTCSWKPVPVKPDVHIKEEPDGPVLKRCRTVSPAHVLMPSVMEMIAALGPGAAPFAPLQPPSAPAPSDYPGQGSSFLGPGPFPESFPPTTPSTPSLPEFTPGPPPISYQSDIPSSLLTPEKSAPCLPGQMAPVGHLDPAHNPGPPGLHTSNLGAPSGPQLHHPNPPPASRQTLGQASSGSVGELAFNPATGVMGPPSMSGAGEAPEPALDLLPELTNPDELLSYLGPPDLPTNSNDDLLSLFENN; translated from the exons ATGG TGATGGTTCATTTGCATACGAGTCTGTGCCTTGGCAACAAAGCGCCACTCAGCCAGCTGGGTCACTATCCGTGGTCACTACCGTGTGGGGAGTCGGCAACGCGACACAGAGCCAG ATATGCAGGTGGCCCAGGAGGACTGGGCCTCCCCTCACATGCTGCACGACCCTCCACTGACTTCACACAAGCTGCAGCTGCGGCTGCTGTGGCTGCCGCTGCAGCCACCGCCACcgccacagccacagccaccgTGGCTGCACTGCAAGAGAAGCAGAGCCAGGAGCTGAGCCAGTATGGAGCG aTGGGGACTGGACAGTCTTTTAACAGCCAGTTTCTGCAGCATGGAGGTCCCCGGGGGCCCAGCGTTCCCCCTGGCATGAACCCTACTGGCATGGGAGGGATGATGGGCCCCTCTGGCCTCTCCCCCATGGCCATGAACCCCACCCGGGCAGGAGGCATGACGCCCTTGTATGCAGGGCAACGCCTACCCCAGCATGGGTACCCTGGTCCTCCCCAGGCCCAGCCGCTGCCCCGACAAGGGGTCAAGAGAGCCTACTCTGAG GTGTATCCAGGGCAGCAGTACCTGCAAGGAGGCCAGTACACGCCCGGCACTGCCCAGTACGCGCCTGGCCCTGGGCAaccccctgccccttccccctcTTACCCTGGGCACAGGCTGCCCCTGCAGCAGGGTATGGGCCAGTCCCTGTCTGCACCAGGCCCTGCAGGACTGCACTACAAG TTTTCTCTCTCACAGCCCACAGAGCAGTTCAACGGGCAGGGCACCAGCTTCAACGGGGGCAGCGTCAGCTACAGCCAGCCTGGCCTGAGTGGG CCTGCCCGTTCCATCCCTGGCTACCCCAGTTCCCCACTGCCAGGCAACCCCACACCACCCATGACACCCAGCAGCAGTGTCCCGTACATGTCCCCAAGCCAGGAGGTCAAGtctcccttcctgcctgaccTCAAACCAGGCCTCAGCTCCTTGCACCCATCGCCCTCTG GAAATGGTCCTTGTGATGAACTGCGGTTGACCTTCCCTGTAAGGGATGGGGTTGTCCTGGAGCCCTTCCGACTGCAGCACAACCTGGCTGTTAGCAACCATGTCTTCCAGCTTCGAGACTCAGTCTATAAGACTCTGATGCTGAG GCCTGACTTGGAACTGCAGTTCAAGTGCTACCACCACGAGGACCGACAAATGAACACCAACTGGCCAGCCTCGGTGCAGGTCAGCGTCAATGCCACCCCCCTCACCATTGAGCGTGGAGACAATAAGACCTCGCACAAGCCCCTCTATCTGAAGCACGTGTGCCAGCCAGGCCGCAACACCATCCAGATCACCGTCACCGCCTGTTGCTGC TCCCATCTCTTCGTGCTGCAGCTGGTGCATCGTCCATCCGTCCGTTCCGTACTGCAGGGCCTCCTCAAGAAGCGCCTCCTGCCTGCTGAGCACTGCATCACCAAGA TAAAGCGGAACTTCAGCAGTGGCACCATCCCTGGCACCCCTGGACCCAATGGAGAGGATGGGGTGGAGCAGACAGCTATCAAGGTGTCCCTGAAGTGCCCCATCACCTTCCGCAGAATCCAGCTCCCTACCCGTGGTCATGACTGTCGCCACATACAG TGCTTTGACCTGGAGTCATACCTGCAGCTCAACTGTGAGCGAGGGACCTGGAGGTGCCCTGTATGCAA CAAGACAGCATTGCTGGAGGGTCTGGAGGTGGACCAGTATATGCTGGGCATCCTGATATACATTCAGAA CTCCGACTATGAGGAGATCACCATCGACCCCACATGCAGCTGGAAGCCAGTACCAGTGAAGCCTGATGTGCACATCAAGGAGGAGCCAGATGGGCCGGTGCTGAAGCGCTGTCGCACCGTGAGCCCTGCCCATGTGCTCATGCCCAGCGTGATGGAGATGATTGCAGCCCTGGGCCCCGGTGCTGCCCCTTTTGCCCCCTTGCAGCCCCCTTCAGCCCCTGCCCCCAGCGACTACCCTGGCCAGG GTTCCAGCTTCCTGGGGCCTGGACCCTTCCCAGAGTCTTTCCCACCCACTACACCCAGCACCCCAAGCCTTCCTGAGTTCACCCCGGGGCCACCTCCCATTTCCTATCAGTCTGACATTCCCAGCAGCCTCCTGACTCCAGAGAAgtctgctccctgcctcccaggccag ATGGCACCAGTGGGCCACTTGGACCCAGCCCATAATCCTGGGCCACCAGGGCTACACACCTCCAATCTTGGGGCACCCTCAGGTCCCCAACTGCACCATCCAAACCCTCCCCCTGCATCCCGGCAGACCCTGGGTCAAGCAAGCTCAGGGTCTGTTGGTGAGCTGGCCTTCAATCCTGCCACAGGCGTGATGGGGCCCCCCAGCATGTCTGGGGCGGGGGAGGCCCCAGAACCAGCACTGGAT CTGCTCCCAGAACTGACCAACCCTGATGAGCTGCTGTCCTACCTGGGCCCACCTGACCTCCCCACAAACAGCAATGAtgacttgctctctctctttgagAACAACTGA
- the Zmiz2 gene encoding zinc finger MIZ domain-containing protein 2 isoform X2, translating to MNSMNPMKPALPPAPHGDGSFAYESVPWQQSATQPAGSLSVVTTVWGVGNATQSQVLGNPMGPAGSPPGGSMMPGVAGGSSALTSPQCLGQQAFAEGGASKGYVQQSVYGRGGYPGGPSFTTGYAGGPGGLGLPSHAARPSTDFTQAAAAAAVAAAAATATATATATVAALQEKQSQELSQYGAMGTGQSFNSQFLQHGGPRGPSVPPGMNPTGMGGMMGPSGLSPMAMNPTRAGGMTPLYAGQRLPQHGYPGPPQAQPLPRQGVKRAYSEVYPGQQYLQGGQYTPGTAQYAPGPGQPPAPSPSYPGHRLPLQQGMGQSLSAPGPAGLHYKPTEQFNGQGTSFNGGSVSYSQPGLSGPARSIPGYPSSPLPGNPTPPMTPSSSVPYMSPSQEVKSPFLPDLKPGLSSLHPSPSGNGPCDELRLTFPVRDGVVLEPFRLQHNLAVSNHVFQLRDSVYKTLMLRPDLELQFKCYHHEDRQMNTNWPASVQVSVNATPLTIERGDNKTSHKPLYLKHVCQPGRNTIQITVTACCCSHLFVLQLVHRPSVRSVLQGLLKKRLLPAEHCITKIKRNFSSGTIPGTPGPNGEDGVEQTAIKVSLKCPITFRRIQLPTRGHDCRHIQCFDLESYLQLNCERGTWRCPVCNKTALLEGLEVDQYMLGILIYIQNSDYEEITIDPTCSWKPVPVKPDVHIKEEPDGPVLKRCRTVSPAHVLMPSVMEMIAALGPGAAPFAPLQPPSAPAPSDYPGQGSSFLGPGPFPESFPPTTPSTPSLPEFTPGPPPISYQSDIPSSLLTPEKSAPCLPGQMAPVGHLDPAHNPGPPGLHTSNLGAPSGPQLHHPNPPPASRQTLGQASSGSVGELAFNPATGVMGPPSMSGAGEAPEPALDLLPELTNPDELLSYLGPPDLPTNSNDDLLSLFENN from the exons ATGAACTCCATGAACCCCATGAAACCTGCCCTGCCCCCCGCGCCACATGG TGATGGTTCATTTGCATACGAGTCTGTGCCTTGGCAACAAAGCGCCACTCAGCCAGCTGGGTCACTATCCGTGGTCACTACCGTGTGGGGAGTCGGCAACGCGACACAGAGCCAG GTTCTGGGGAACCCCATGGGCCCTGCAGGAAGCCCCCCTGGTGGCTCCATGATGCCTGGTGTGGCAGGTGGCAGCTCCGCCTTGACCTCCCCGCAATGCCTGGGACAGCAGGCATTTGCTGAAGGTGGTGCTAGCAAGGGCTACGTGCAGCAAAGTGTGTATGGCCGTGGGGGCTACCCCGGGGGCCCCAGCTTCACCACCGG ATATGCAGGTGGCCCAGGAGGACTGGGCCTCCCCTCACATGCTGCACGACCCTCCACTGACTTCACACAAGCTGCAGCTGCGGCTGCTGTGGCTGCCGCTGCAGCCACCGCCACcgccacagccacagccaccgTGGCTGCACTGCAAGAGAAGCAGAGCCAGGAGCTGAGCCAGTATGGAGCG aTGGGGACTGGACAGTCTTTTAACAGCCAGTTTCTGCAGCATGGAGGTCCCCGGGGGCCCAGCGTTCCCCCTGGCATGAACCCTACTGGCATGGGAGGGATGATGGGCCCCTCTGGCCTCTCCCCCATGGCCATGAACCCCACCCGGGCAGGAGGCATGACGCCCTTGTATGCAGGGCAACGCCTACCCCAGCATGGGTACCCTGGTCCTCCCCAGGCCCAGCCGCTGCCCCGACAAGGGGTCAAGAGAGCCTACTCTGAG GTGTATCCAGGGCAGCAGTACCTGCAAGGAGGCCAGTACACGCCCGGCACTGCCCAGTACGCGCCTGGCCCTGGGCAaccccctgccccttccccctcTTACCCTGGGCACAGGCTGCCCCTGCAGCAGGGTATGGGCCAGTCCCTGTCTGCACCAGGCCCTGCAGGACTGCACTACAAG CCCACAGAGCAGTTCAACGGGCAGGGCACCAGCTTCAACGGGGGCAGCGTCAGCTACAGCCAGCCTGGCCTGAGTGGG CCTGCCCGTTCCATCCCTGGCTACCCCAGTTCCCCACTGCCAGGCAACCCCACACCACCCATGACACCCAGCAGCAGTGTCCCGTACATGTCCCCAAGCCAGGAGGTCAAGtctcccttcctgcctgaccTCAAACCAGGCCTCAGCTCCTTGCACCCATCGCCCTCTG GAAATGGTCCTTGTGATGAACTGCGGTTGACCTTCCCTGTAAGGGATGGGGTTGTCCTGGAGCCCTTCCGACTGCAGCACAACCTGGCTGTTAGCAACCATGTCTTCCAGCTTCGAGACTCAGTCTATAAGACTCTGATGCTGAG GCCTGACTTGGAACTGCAGTTCAAGTGCTACCACCACGAGGACCGACAAATGAACACCAACTGGCCAGCCTCGGTGCAGGTCAGCGTCAATGCCACCCCCCTCACCATTGAGCGTGGAGACAATAAGACCTCGCACAAGCCCCTCTATCTGAAGCACGTGTGCCAGCCAGGCCGCAACACCATCCAGATCACCGTCACCGCCTGTTGCTGC TCCCATCTCTTCGTGCTGCAGCTGGTGCATCGTCCATCCGTCCGTTCCGTACTGCAGGGCCTCCTCAAGAAGCGCCTCCTGCCTGCTGAGCACTGCATCACCAAGA TAAAGCGGAACTTCAGCAGTGGCACCATCCCTGGCACCCCTGGACCCAATGGAGAGGATGGGGTGGAGCAGACAGCTATCAAGGTGTCCCTGAAGTGCCCCATCACCTTCCGCAGAATCCAGCTCCCTACCCGTGGTCATGACTGTCGCCACATACAG TGCTTTGACCTGGAGTCATACCTGCAGCTCAACTGTGAGCGAGGGACCTGGAGGTGCCCTGTATGCAA CAAGACAGCATTGCTGGAGGGTCTGGAGGTGGACCAGTATATGCTGGGCATCCTGATATACATTCAGAA CTCCGACTATGAGGAGATCACCATCGACCCCACATGCAGCTGGAAGCCAGTACCAGTGAAGCCTGATGTGCACATCAAGGAGGAGCCAGATGGGCCGGTGCTGAAGCGCTGTCGCACCGTGAGCCCTGCCCATGTGCTCATGCCCAGCGTGATGGAGATGATTGCAGCCCTGGGCCCCGGTGCTGCCCCTTTTGCCCCCTTGCAGCCCCCTTCAGCCCCTGCCCCCAGCGACTACCCTGGCCAGG GTTCCAGCTTCCTGGGGCCTGGACCCTTCCCAGAGTCTTTCCCACCCACTACACCCAGCACCCCAAGCCTTCCTGAGTTCACCCCGGGGCCACCTCCCATTTCCTATCAGTCTGACATTCCCAGCAGCCTCCTGACTCCAGAGAAgtctgctccctgcctcccaggccag ATGGCACCAGTGGGCCACTTGGACCCAGCCCATAATCCTGGGCCACCAGGGCTACACACCTCCAATCTTGGGGCACCCTCAGGTCCCCAACTGCACCATCCAAACCCTCCCCCTGCATCCCGGCAGACCCTGGGTCAAGCAAGCTCAGGGTCTGTTGGTGAGCTGGCCTTCAATCCTGCCACAGGCGTGATGGGGCCCCCCAGCATGTCTGGGGCGGGGGAGGCCCCAGAACCAGCACTGGAT CTGCTCCCAGAACTGACCAACCCTGATGAGCTGCTGTCCTACCTGGGCCCACCTGACCTCCCCACAAACAGCAATGAtgacttgctctctctctttgagAACAACTGA